The Rhodamnia argentea isolate NSW1041297 chromosome 7, ASM2092103v1, whole genome shotgun sequence genome contains the following window.
GCTTTCTTTTGTAGTTTTCAAAGCTCTTCGTCCTCTAGGTGATATACCAATTTTCTGAATCAGTTCCTACTATGCATATAATATCTATCTATATACATATTATATAGACATTTCTATTGgaaatatacataaaaaaattattttcctcagaGAGGCCTACGAAAAATCCTGGAAAAACGCCAGCGACTAAAAATTAGTTCTTATTCCGTTTAATAATCAATAATGAGCTCATGACATTTCGCTACCAAGCTGTGCTATATCCTTTTCATCTGGTCCACAGTGTCATTTTCTAGAATCCTTCTGCATTATAGTCAATATGCTGCTTAAATAGATAGCTAGCATGCACTCATATAACCTTTATGCAGCTGAAATGCTTTTAAGAGACTTTCGAATAGAGCAAGCCATCATGATAATGCTTACCAAACttatgaccattctaccctcgATCTCTTACTTAAGGTAGGGCTTTTTGCAGGCCTAAAAAAGCTgagaaaattgacaaaaaattcatgaaccttttgcactttttccagttcaatcataaacatttctccttttaccaattcagtcatattggTCGGAAATTGTCGATATAAACTCCGACCATCCTACATAGCACAACCGGCATTAGCGTGAACAATTTAGTAATATTTGTATacaattttgaacaattttattattttttccttttatattcttttttctgtttttctttttcccttttcctttttttttacccctttCTTCACGATTATTATACTGTTATTCTCTTTCCCTTCATATTGTCAATGTCTATCCATATGGCATGATGCATCCGTTTCATTGAGAAAGCTTAACTTACGAAAGACGAGTTCAACAGTATTCATACCGTGGATGCCagggacacacacacacacacatatagaTATATAAGACAAATCTTTCTTTCAAAAGTTGATCATGTTAATGGGAAAATAGCGACAATCTACATTACACTTTCTAATATGCACCACGTCCAATACGACAAACGCGTCCAACGTTGCGTGCTAATTAGATGCCATAATTCCTACCGCGTTGGGGGTCATGTCACGAACTAAAGCGGCGTGTCGACTCCACGGCTAATTTGGAGATTCCGAAAGGGCGGCATTCTTCCTTGGATGCCATCCGCTCCTCGCCTGAAAAGTGGGGTGTGTCAAGTGTGATTTGATAGGATTTTGAGACgacaaagggaaaagagaggggAGGCCCATCAAAGCGGAAAGGAGAGATGGTAACAAAGATGCTAAGGTCCTTCCGGTTTCAAAatcaagaggaggaggagaaaccgGGGGGTCCAGCTTCAAATCCGTGTCCTCTTTATCTTCTTCGACAAGGCCAAGTCGGGGGGGagaacgacgtcgtttttgggtggtggaggaggagggacGTTCCCCTTTTCTTGAGATCGCATGCAAGCGCAGACAGACACAGGCCTGCTCCGTCGTGGGGCCCGGCGGTGGAAGGGGGTTACGTAAGAGGAATGTGGGCGCAGGGGGGAATCCAAGATATATCCTCCATGATTGAGAGCGCACGTGTGGAGGAACGAGAATGTCCATCGACAGCCCTCGGAATCTCTCGCTCTCTTgccttttctctctcccacTTTGAAGCCAGACGGGAACGACGGGGAAGGGTGTGATTCACAGAGACTGacctcgccaaacactcttgtctttggaaaaaaaaaaaatcggaaaatgTACTAAAtgtattgtatttgtgccattcggtcctaaaaaaatacccgaccaattttcattgaaaagcACTAACATCAACAccggccgtcctacatggcataagCAACGTATGACCGCTGATggtgacgtgaataatttttgtaatttttaattttttacttttctttttcttttgtttcctttcctttctttactttttgtttttcccccaaCAGTGGGCCGGCGACCATCAATGACCACATGCGAGGGCCAGGCAAGGGCCTCCACCCCTCCCCAGCCACGAGCATCCCCACCTAGATCCAGGAGAGGGCTGCAACCCTCGCCTGTTGGTCAGTGAGGACCGCAACGCCCTCGCTTGGTTTGATTAAGGGCTGAGAGCCCCCCACCTATGGCCAACAAGAGTGCCGCGGCCCTCGCCCATTCCAACCGAGGTTTACCAACCTagagttgtaaaaaaaatagtaaaaagtTATTGACGTTAGAGTTGACGCGTCaactatgccacgtaggatgattggcgtacatgtcggcgatttccgattaaaattgtCAAGATGAAGTAgcattggcaaattatcaagaaTTTTACaactcaattaacacaattaaaaggtttagcattAAATCGgcataaatgcaataaatttaagacttatttttttcataattttccctcttcctaaacttttttaatattttaattagttATATCCACCACTTCGTTCGTGACTAGTTCATATGACAATTTCACCAACAATGACGTCAAAAGCTCATTCAAGATAAAGTTAGCCCGGCCAAAGCATGGATGCGGTTTATGTCATTATGGATGTGGTGGCATGGGATGTAATGACACGGAAAAATGACATGACACGATGACAAGACAACAATGGCATTGCATGTAAATGTTACATAAGAGCGAAGAAGATTGAAATGTATTAGAATCACTGGGGGAAAACTTTTGTGCTGCAACTGAAGTGCCTTAAATTAACTAGTTGGGCTGGATTTTGTGCATTCTAATAACGTTGAAGTTCTATTTGGGCAAATCAGAGAGAGAGTTTTCACTTTATATCCGTGCTTTATCTAGCTTTGACAACGAAATTAGGCCCTTACCTATTAAGGGCCCAACCCGGCCCGCCTATTTGAGAACTTCCGACCCGAATATGATGAACATTCTTACAATTAGGGTCATCTTCCTGAGCAGCATATTCTATTTGTTCTGTAAACACATCTTCCTCTTCCTGGAGTAATGCAATAATAGTTACATCTTCTCTATGTTTTAATCATATCAATAACATTCTCCAATTTCATTCAAACCTTGCACATCCGTTCTGGGAATTGCCCAGTTCTTTTGATCAAATTTAAGAGTGCATTTGAATCACCCGAAGATTCATTATAGAAAAGCAATTTCGTAGATCAAGTAGTAGTTGCATATCCTCCATATTTTCGTAGATCAATTATTTTTCCGTCATCCAAACACCGAAGGTCGTAAAGCAATTTCCCAACAACAATTTTCCTTCAGACAAACGGACCCTAAGGTCCTTTCCAAGCACGGAAGAAATTCAATGCCTAGATCGTAGTGTTACCACACTATAAAAAAGCTGCGGACCATGACAAATCTGAAAAGTGAAAGGATTAGAACGGCTTCCTTAAGTGTCTGCTCAGCGACTCAAGATAGAAATCGATGATATCTGACTTCAAAATGaccaattgaacttttttatcAGTGAGTCCCAAATGCTCAAAGCAACTGTTGGTCTGTTGCCAATTGATAAAAATGCTATTTCATGCCATCATCCAACGATCTGTCCCCTCAAACATGAAAAGAGTAAGGGAACTCCATAAGCATTCAAATCATCTACCTGTACCTTTTGCGGATTCCTCCTCCCGTCTGCACCCGGGAGAATGGCTGAGTTAGTACCCACTTGTCCACCAACACAGCGCTCTTGATTCTGAAGCAGAAGGATCTTGTGTGAGGTATCTGGGCCGGCAAAGGGCTAGGTTGTGATTCCTTCGGTAACCGCCAGCAGCTCTTCTTTCTGCTTCTAGAAAGTAACCAAGGGATTGAGCACCCTTGATGGTCACAGCATCTGTGTTAAGTTTCGAGCAGAGCGAGAAGAACCAGGATTTGGACTTGTAACTCCTCTTATCTCTAGAACTTTCAGCAATTCTGATCCTCGTTGACCGTCTTGGAAGTTCTAGAATGCTAGAAGCACCTATTAGGCTTCCAAGTGTAATGCTTTTGTCATGGAAGAAAGACCCAGTTGACTGAAATTGATAGcataaaaaattctcacacAAAAGCATGGACAAGCTTGGATACAAAATAGAGCaaatacataagcaagatgcAGAACAGTCCCACGAGAACAAAAACTTGATTAGCATACCATGTAGAGAATTGGATGACAAGCCAGGTATCAGGTATCATCTAGAGTATTGCAATACTTGATTAAATGATCAAAAGACTAACTGGACTCCTAGTATTAGCCTATTAGGACATTTTACACAACATAATCGAGAATGTACAGCCAGTGAACCATATATTTGATCATTTACATGGATAGGGGGAGTTGGGTTGGAGTGAAATCTAGTTGATACAACATATAGAAGTTGATGAAAAAAGGTTCCAGGTCATATGAAAACCGGAACACGTGAAACTAGAAAAGTTTATATTCTAGACTGCATTCCGCTGTGGACTCCTCCTATCGACAAACAAACCAAAGTTCTTCGGTGTTTCTTCGATTTCTCGACACTCACTAAATAAATGACTTTAGGACTTTGACTTGCTCTTCACCAAAAGGATGGGAAAGGACATATGTTCCTGTCCAATCTCAGACTGGAAAGTAGCAACACAACATAAACAAAACAGTTTCCACGATAAACATCTGCCCACATTTGCGTGCTGTGAGACTCCTCGTCAACCAAATATAACTGAAGAAGAGCTAAGCAAGAAAGTCTCTGAAGCATGATCAATGAGAATGACGAGGACAAAACATGTACCACTAAATTTAATGAGCAACCTAAACAAATTATCAATTCCAGTGGTGGAGGGTTTTGACAAGCCAATGGAGTATCTTCCTTAAGATGGATTCGGAGCACATATAAGACTTTCATTTCCACCGAGATCAGGTACAAACTCAAGTAGCAAGAGAATGATCACAGCCTAGAGGAGTACTTGATGCGAGACATTTCTCATTTCAGCCATGGAACTCCCCCACCGACGAATCGTACAGTTAGTATCTCGAGGCTGTCTCTTAACAGGAAATCGAAGATTCAACATATCCCAAACGGCACACGCCCATAAAATACAAGCGCAACTCACTTCTGTATCAAGACCTGAAGAAGTGTCGGCGGTGGAAGTGGGAGAGCCGGTGAGGAGAGTGCTGAAAGAGGCTGATCCGGAGCACCCACGGTTCCTCACGACCCCAACTCTCGCGTTCAACGGTTGCAGCCCCAGCGGCCACCCGCCTTCCTGAAcaagcatttcatcaaacacataGCAGTCAAGAACCAGAAAACAAGAAACACTCGATGCGAAACGGAACTTCCCATTTCCAGGAGGCGAATAAAGAAACAACCTGCTGAGCCATGAGTATCTCTGTCTATCCCCCTCTCCAGAAGAGAGCGACGGGGACTGCCGCGTTCTAAGAGGGAGACAGGGACGGTAAAGTCATCATGGCCAGAGGAGAGAATACCATCTTTCTCTGCTTTTTAAGGCCCCAACAGCTGCTGCAAAAGCGACAGCGTCCAGTGAGGAGGATGTCTTTTCAAAGAGGATGATTAAAAATGGCAACCCCCCCCGTCCGTCCGCCAGACCCAATAAACGAAAAAGAAAGGCAGAGCAGGAAAGCAAACGGTATATCCTCCAACGAGCCTAACATGCAATGAGGGGAAAAATATATTGCTTTCACATGGGTGAGTCCAGGCCGAGTTACTTTGACAATTTTAAaaccaagagagagaaagagagagatgttaGGTGATGAGCAGGACATCTCGCGGTTGGGTTGGGTCTCTGCAACGATGAATTCAGCAGGTGGAGCGCAGCGAAGAGAAGAGAAATCTCAGTACGTCTGATGGGACAGATGGGGTTGGTTCTCTGCATCCATGAATTCAGCTGGTGAAGAGCGAGCGAAGAGGAGAGAAGGTgggattcttttctttttaagttcCGGAAGCGAGTCGACAGCGAGAGGTGGGGGAAAAGGGCACGACATGGATGTAGTTCTCGGATTtacaagtgttttttttttttttagtacttcatcaatttatttatgtttttgtcGTCTCTATACGATGATGATATTGGAGACGTCATATCTAAGATTATAtcgtcttttgaaaaaaattgtaaatcgaTCGCCGATTGTACTTGAATATTATGATAGATCCATCTTTATATAAAGAGCGAACTTTTACAATACTAAATTAATTTACctttcagatttacttgctttgtcgaatttttatatttctttgatatgaaatgaagacATTTATTTCGACCGGCCGGGGATTGGTAGCTAGAGCGCTCATGACCTTTCCCTTTCCAAATTGTACCGCTCAAATTTTGCCAAATCCATGTGTTGATTTAGTCAAGTTTAAAAGTCTGGAATGGGCCCTTGTCAAAGACCTAAATGCCCCAATGTTGGGTTTAGCATTCACCTATTTGTCTCCGCTGAATTAAAACGGTGGGGTAGGGCATTGAGTGCCCCCATCCGGATCATCTCTCAAATGTTATCATAaaaatctcactttttttttatattggaTTTTAGTCCATGATATATCATATCACCACCGGTTTCTTATATAAAAAGAATAAGCTGGGTGAATGTTCCAAGATGAAGGAAGAAACAGGTTTACGGTTTTGAGCAGAGGTGGCGAAATGAATCAAGAACCAACCTTCTAACCCATATTTAAGAGTTTGGGTTATAATTAGGTTCCTTAATAAATtcaagtgagtcataaatgagtCACTTAACAACTTAATAAAtcttaaatggatcataaatggattacttaattattttaaatgagtcataaaaatactttccgacttctttgttttctgattttttttatttgtttttcttttcaattttctctttttgttttttcatttatactttccttatttctttcttttattaaaaatataaaaacttttCAAAGAAGTAAAATATCGACCGTGGCCGCCATCCATCGCcaacaaccaccaccaccattcgCCTCCGCCGTTGATTGCCATCCGCCGTTGAGCTACTACTACGCCCAACAACATCTCGGAACTCACCGGATCGACCGCTAATGTATAGCGGTGCTTGGTAGTGTTTGTTCTCTTCCGCATAGTTGACCGCTGCCGGATTTCGAGGGGggaaataatttcaaaaaataaaaatgcaaaaaatatttttttacgaaaacaaaaattattttttgaaaaaaatataaaaaaagtttcACTATGTTGCATGAACGTgtttcttaacaaattaaaaaaaacaaatatttcataattcaattaaatatagaagtattgAAATAATACGAATCGAGTCGAATATGAATTGGATATACGTCGTTAGATTTGTActgcatgaaaatgagtcaaaacggattaaatggatCAATACGAGTCAGACCATATTTTGACCTGaaccaaacccgacccgacctgaCCTAATTCTGAGTCAAGGGCCAGGTGTTTGTGCGGTTTGTCACCAGTCTACATCAGGCCACGATATCCCACAAGCTGATAAGATAGTCAGCACAAATTTATGAAATATGAGTCACAAATTTACTCTGTAATGAGCAATTACGTGAGTAAATTCAGGTATAACAAAGAGAGGTCGGGATGCTGGGACATTGCATATGGTTTCCCGAATATCTTCTGCCTCCCCCTCCAAGATTTGATTATCGCTACCGGTGCCTAGAACAACTGTTTTGTTACTAGCAACGTACGATTCTGGTCCCGGAGAATCGTGAGAGCTACCGAAGGAGCAAAGAATTGGATATGGTAAATTGACGAGGACCTTATCTGTGCCAGGAAGAGAAGAGTTGCTCTTCACGGAGCACGGCTTGCACCAGGACGATACTCCCCGATGCCTAGCAAGTCCTGCATGAAACAAGATGACACGTATTCAGGAGAGAAACTAGGATATGCATCTACAGAGAGTTGAACCAAT
Protein-coding sequences here:
- the LOC115749774 gene encoding uncharacterized protein LOC115749774; protein product: MAQQEGGWPLGLQPLNARVGVVRNRGCSGSASFSTLLTGSPTSTADTSSGLDTESTGSFFHDKSITLGSLIGASSILELPRRSTRIRIAESSRDKRSYKSKSWFFSLCSKLNTDAVTIKGAQSLGYFLEAERRAAGGYRRNHNLALCRPRYLTQDPSASESRALCWWTSGY